CCCAAAAGTGGTCCTTCCAATTAAGAGGCGTCGAGACAAcgttcctcatcatcattctgtGAGCACCCAGTGCTCCCGATGTGTTACTTGACCAATGACGTCTCATGTTAACAGCATGAAGCTCTTGGATTCTGTAAAAGTCTTGTTCTAGGCCTCCTTCCAACACGAAGTCAACGAGCTTTGTGTTGAACACCGCCAGTAGTCCACTGTTCAACGTAATTTGCTCTTCTTTGCACTTGCTGATGAAGGTTTGGTAGGTCTCCTTGTCCAGGTCACGCAGGACTCTCTGACTCTTAAAAGCAGGATCTTTCGCCATCGGATAAGTACGTGggattaatttttcatcttgttttgactttttcatattctctcgTAGCTGCTGGTACTGGTCTTCGTCCTCCATCAGTTCCATCATCCGGGTTGTAATTATATCTTTGGTTTCCTCTCCAGCATCAATCCTGCCCAGCTGAACTGCGTCGTCGACGGCCTTATCGGAGAGCATGTCGTCCAACACGTTGAGGAATGCGTTCACAATGTACATGTTTGAGGTACCATCGGCGATGCCGTGGTGATTGGCCAGCAGTAATGTGTAGGTGTAGGGAAAAGTGGCAGACAACTCCTGCCGGAAACTGCAGCCAGGGTCACTGGCAGGAAGGAGACGTCCACACCACAAAGGACCTTCGGTAGTAGGAAAGTGGTACTGCATTAACGTCTCCACAGCCTGAACTAGCTCCTGCGTGTCTGTTAcctgaggaaaggaaatgatgcgTGGCATCAGCAGCCAaggcataacataacataactgactatcttcaacctctttctcactGGCGCAATGTTggatctctagctatcttctaccgctattttcaggctaactgctcttctactcttgctaactgcatgcctcccctcctgccacggcctcgctgcacaagacttttttttttctctcacccctattctgtccacctctctaatgcaagagttaaccagtattctcagtcattcatccttttctctggtaaactctggaactcccttaatgtttctatatttccaccttcatatgacttgaattccttcaagaggaaggtttcaagacacctatccttcaaattttgactaccgcttcagaCCCTATTAAGGGAGCAGCATTTCattgggaattttttttattatttttttgttgcatgCAGCTGTGCCTAAACTACGTGTTCTCATTTTATTACCTATACACTTCTTTCAGGCCCGTAGCTTTAGTCCATAGCTCCTCTACCTACTGACAAATAAAGATACATCTCTATGTGCAAGTAAGGATGTGTCAGAATCACTGCACCTGGAAATCAAGTTCCTCCCGGTTCATGTCACACGCCCATAAAGTTTCCTCACGCCTCCGGAAGCACATCCTTAAGACCGGTACCTTCCTGtgtaaagaagtttcttaaatagttataaagcactcaaaaaaagtgaaaaaaaaatatgcatgcCTTGGCGTTTGGAGATCAATAAATACGACTGTTTTCACCTAATATTGTaaaatatgttttttatttacgcAGACTGAAGTAGTGAAGCCAATGTTTAGAGACATAAGTTCTCTGTGTTGCGAACCCTGAACTAAACATTCTGTTGCAGGTTCAATTGCCTGGTgtaatttttcaagttttttattGATGACAGTTGCCAGGTGGTACTTACCGAAATGAGGCAAATGTCTAACCTGAACATATGATGAAGCGTTTCCTTGATGTGGTGGTTACTCCTTGATGTGTGGTGGTTACTGAGAGGCACAATGGAGCGAACTGTTAGCCCCACAACCGTGGTGTAAAACCCTTTCCTTGCAGCACAGTCCAGTAAGTTCTCCATTTCTGTTGCCGGCCGAAGCCACACGAAGGAAGAATCTCTTGCCATGGTGCTCGTATACCACGCCACACCTATCACCATAAACAACATTTGCGGCTCTAGTGTGTTCAgacaaacaaaatttttttaaagttaaataTTAGTGCAATGCTCTGTCTGCCGTGTTATTCTTAGCTCATCTACGCTTGTGAGTTGTTCTGGCGTTGATGCCAGCTccttattactttattttctgtgATTAGAAAACTACAGATGGACAAGATGATATACATTATATAAGGGGCTATATCTTGAATACAGtctaatcatatatatatatatatatatatatatatatatatatatatatatatatatatatatatatatatatatatatatatatatagacaagcAGATATATAGACAAGCACAGCTGTCTATATATCTgcatagatatatagacaagcACAGCTGCGAGTTCGGACATTACTAGCACTTGACAAGCACacgacacacaaacatacatgatAGAAAAATAATCAGAGACTGCACttagccaagaaaaaaaaataaaaataaagtaaggagcCTGCTCCTGTTAAAAATACTATTTACACGGACACAACAAGACAAGACTATACACAGAACAACCTTCTGTCACAGGAGCTGCTGGAGTTAGTCACAAACACTCTCTTGTCAGATATACTTTTTGATATATCACCAGCTACTGTCTTGAGCAAAGGCAGGGACCCATGCCACCAGAAAGACGTGCACAGGAAATGTGGCAggagtgaagggggaaggggcaAAGGGAGTGAGAGACCTGCCTCCCGCGTGCTGGACGCGCCACGTACTCGtcgctctctcactctgtctgaTCACTTATGTTTCAAAAATTCTAGGGGCTCTATTTGGGAGGCTAGGTGGAAGCAAACTATGCTACAGGAAAGAACAATCTCTCTGCTACATGATCTACTCATTTAAACTTTTAAGAAGCAAAACGAAATGGGGAAAATTTGGTGGGGaatatcaactttttatttatataagttTTACAGTACCTCTTTGATCACATGAATATGCGTCTGGGACGCATCCACGTCTCGCGCTCGCTCTtgactctctttcttcctttctgttctgttagttgttcttttctactttctatCACGCTACACACATCACACTACACTTGGATCAGCTTTCACTAGGTTAGCTCCTTCTATCCTATTACGGTTACAAACACAATGAATCCAGGCTCCTACCGGTCGTCGACCACTATCAAATCTCTGAAGTCACCACTCCGTTTAACCTTCCCACGGAGAAGGCAATATAGCAAACGCCATCCAAAACATCCAAGCTGGAAAGAACTAAGGAGCCACATGGTAGGGAGCCCAGACAGTATAGATGACATACTCCCAGAGTGAGAGTAACATTACACTAATTGAGGTTGCCAGTCTGTTTAACCGACACACGCCATACCATTGTATATGTTGCCAAGCCGCTCCTAAATTTCACAGCACTGTTAAACAACGCCTGAAAATGCATATATGCATAAAATATTTTTGATCCACATTAACTTGTGCCTTCACCTCTACCAATATCTGCAGCAACTagtggtatacacacacacacacacacacacacacacacacacacacacatacacacacactcacacacacacacacacacacacacacacagacacatacttATATAAGTTTGTAGTAGGTTTACTTTACAGAGTACCAAATTCAAGTATTTGTGACTTTTTATCATTAGAGCTCTTGATTGGTCTTATAAGTAGGGCACAATTACCATGTTATATTTTAGGTGATTTTAATATAAACTTACTAGCTAAGCATGACTGTGTACAAAGCTTATCCGATTTATTTTACTCATACTCGTATTTTCCAGTGATAACTAAAGCAACAAGAGTTACTAAGTCGTCAGCCACATTAATAGATCATATATGGACGAATGATGTAAATTATAATTTTAGTGGAATGATTTATTCATTAATCAGTGATCATTTCCCAGTGTTTAGCTCGTTTTCTGCACCGTCATTTCACAAGTATTCGGATAAAATCATAACTAAAAGGATGATAAATGACAATTATATAAATGATTTTACAGCTGAGCTACAAGAATATAATTGGATACCAGCCATGACTAGCCCTTGCGTAAGTGACTGTTTAGACGTATACATAACTAAATTTTCAAGCATCTATAACAAAAATTTTCCAATTAAAACCTTCATAATCAAAAATAAGTACAGTAATAAGCCTTACGTAACTCAAGGCCTACGGAAatctataaaacaaagaaacagactaCAGAAACTTTACGCAAAATGGCCATTAACTTACAGTGcaatattaaaaagaatatagaaaTACATTAACTCCTTTAATCAGGATTGCCAAAGATAATTATTATAAGtctaaatttaaagaaaacgcaggaaatacaaaaaaaaaaaaaaaacctgggaGATGATTAATGGTATTATGGGTAAGTCTTCGGGAAAATCCTAAATCTATAACATTTCATGGCAAGACTATTTCCCAGAGTAATGAGGTGGCTGAAGCTTTTAATGATTACTTCAGTAGCGTTGCAAACAGCCTTGTTACAaacattcctccaccaccagtgcCATTCACTCGCTACTTACCGGAACCgactctattttctttttttattcagccAACCGttcaaaaagaaattgaaaatataataaaacacttgaaaatagcTTCTCCCGGCCATGATGATATAGACgttaaagtaataaaaaagtgcAGTAATATAATATCCCCATTTTTAACTTGCATAattaataagtgttttgaagaaGGCACTTTTCCTAAACATCTCCAGATGGCCAAAATTGTTCCAGTGTTTAAAAAAGGTGATAAACTACTTCATAGAAATTATAGACCCATAGCTATCTTAACAACTTTTagcaaaatatttgaaaaggtAATGGCCTCAAGACTCATGGACTatctcactcaaaattcaatatTAACAGACCAACAGTTTGGATGTAGACCTCAATATAGTACAGAATTGGCCTTGCAACAGTTATGTCAATATATTTATGATGCAATGGACGAAAAGTCTTACAGTATTACAGTATTTTGTGATTTaaccaaagcttttgataccatTTCTCATCCAATACTGctagaaaaacttaaaaactatGGAATTAGAGGCACAGCTAATTATTGGTTTAATAGTTATCTTAGTCACAGACAACAGTTCACTATAAATAATAATCAGTAATCTTCTCATAAAGCAATTAAatctggtgttcctcaaggctcaaTATTAGGATCCTTACTATTTTTGGTATACATTAATGATTTACCACGCTGTAGTGAAGTACTACAATTTTCACTTTTCGCTGACGACACATTAATAcaactcaaaaaataaaaatattaaggatttggagaaaattacaaatgaagagatggtcaaGGTTGCGAACTGGTTAAAAAGTAATAAGCTCACactaaatattaaaaagacCATTTGTATGATGAATCGACCACTGATGTCTCAGCCACCCTTATTAACTATCAAAATTGACAATATTCCTATAAGCCAGCTCAGCGAAGTGAAATTTCTTGGAATTACTATTGATAATACCCTCAAATGGAACTCTCATATTGATACTTTGAAAACCAaacggatcacctgaagatccgccaccccagccgcactcggggtggcagatcttcaggtgagacaatctggggtggcggatcttcaggtgatcccatacttttaatgaagtaaacttttttctgcattttttatatccactcagttttttaatgcgttcatgttgttaggttaggttaggttaggttaggctaacctaacctaacctaacctaaccaagtgagagagtctggggtggcggatcttcaggtgagacaatctggggtggcggatcttcaggtgatccctgtggggtggcggatcttcaggtgatccaacCAAACTTAGTAAAATAACAGGTCTATTGTATAGAATAAGGAATCAGCTGCCCATTGAATCTATAAAATTGATTTACATATCAACGGTACATCCACATTTGTTGTATTGTTGTGCTGTGTGGGGTGGAGCATTTAAAACTTTAATTAACAGTCTTTTtctcacacagaaaaaaatgcttCGTATTATGTTCTACCGTCACCGTTATGATCAcacttctctcttcactgaACACAAAATACTTAAGCTCCATGACATCATAACATTACAGACCATTTAATTTGTACATGCATCGCTAAATTCCTTCCCTGTACACTGTGGCTTCCAACCAATagcaagaaacagacaaaacctCCGTATTCCACTGTGCCGCTGTGCCGCACCGACCATGCACAGCAGAGTGTCCTGGTGCGGGGCAGCAGGCTCTGGAACACACTGCCACAGGATATTAAAGGCATCACCCAACGGGACACttttaacaaaaaaatgaaaacaacacttCTTCATAACACCCAGCAATGACAATAACTATAACTTGTGTCTAGTGATTTCAGTGCACTACacttattcatttgttattaCCCTATATATCAATGTAtgttgttagtattattgttaatactattattgttattaatattacttttatggtattattattattattattattattattattattattattattattattatttatattattattactattatttatatcattattattattattattattattattattattatttatgttattattattatttatgttattattattatttatataattattattattatctatattattattattattattattattattattattattattatttatattattattattatttatattattattattattattatcatttatattattattattattattattattattattattattattattattatctacaatttatattattttaataGACAATGACCCACATCACATGTACCTGCTCAATTTACAAATAGTAGATGGTCCGTAGTAAAGCTTCGGCTTATCGGACCATAGGCTATAAAATTGTACATATTTgtatatgaatgtttttctaagGGGCCAATAAAAtatcttgtatctctctctctctctctctctctctc
The window above is part of the Scylla paramamosain isolate STU-SP2022 chromosome 34, ASM3559412v1, whole genome shotgun sequence genome. Proteins encoded here:
- the LOC135089940 gene encoding uncharacterized protein LOC135089940 yields the protein MCFRRREETLWACDMNREELDFQVTDTQELVQAVETLMQYHFPTTEGPLWCGRLLPASDPGCSFRQELSATFPYTYTLLLANHHGIADGTSNMYIVNAFLNVLDDMLSDKAVDDAVQLGRIDAGEETKDIITTRMMELMEDEDQYQQLRENMKKSKQDEKLIPRTYPMAKDPAFKSQRVLRDLDKETYQTFISKCKEEQITLNSGLLAVFNTKLVDFVLEGGLEQDFYRIQELHAVNMRRHWSSNTSGALGAHRMMMRNVVSTPLNWKDHFWDYARSIHKNITKSLQEKYAVTCELLLLGGGNVEDIFAERSSPEYDYASFNMGNIDHIILSERHKVRLQHLFVVTSCFTEPMGHVSHPARTPHIQLCLRQRRSHSG